The following DNA comes from Puniceicoccus vermicola.
GGGTTGGATCGTCGGGGAGTCGATGAGAAAGCGGACATAGCTTCGATAGGTGCCACTGGAAGCACCCTTCGAAAAATCGATGGTTTCTTTCGCGACCCAGTTGGGGTCCGTGGGATCGAGACTATCGTTCATCTGGAGTTGAATTCGTGCGTAGGTGCGATTGGTGTAGCCCACCTCGTATTGCGCGGCGGCAATCGGAGTGGTGTAGGGGTTCCAGAGAACGACGACCGGATACATCGCGAGACGGATCGGCGCTCCGTCGGCAGCACCTTGCGGAGCCACATATTCGAGACCGAGAGCAAAGTAGGTGAGTACGGGCGAGATGCCTGTCTGGGTTTCTGTCGGCAGCCGCGGGGTCAGCCCGGTCGCTGGTGCCGTGGTCTGCGCGAAGCTCCTCAACATTCCCCACGTCGGAACGCCAAATTCGTCCCCACTGCCACCTTCAGGGGTAAACAAGTATTCGTCATTCAATGGAGTGGTCGCGTCGGTTGCCAACAGGGCGGAGAGATCTTGTTTGAGTCCGCCTGCGTAGCTGTCGACCGGAAGTGATTCGGAGTGGGGGGTCAGGTGGTGGAAATTCGTGCGTACGGCCGTTTTCATGTCCGACTCGCTCTGTGCTGCAGTGAAGGCCAAATCGCCGAGCCAATTGATTTTTGGCGAAGCACTGTAGGTCGGATCGAAATTGTTACCGATCAATTGAGTGGGATCGAAGGCGTTCAGGTTTTCTTGGTCGACGAGCTCGATGGCCGCGCGTTGGGCGGTGACAAAAGCGGCCGGCAGTTGGGTGCCCGATGGCATGCCCATGGTCACATTGGCTTTGGCGTTCTCATCGCCGATCCACCACGCGTAGCGGCCGGAGGTTGAGGCATTTGGATCGAATTCGACGAGGGGAGCGGCAACGTGGTCGGAGGCTCGGTTGACTGTGTTCGGGCCGACGAGGGCGACCTGTGTGTCAGTGGAGGACGGAGCTGTGCTGATGCGATCGAGATCGATAGCACTGTTTGGTTCGAAATTGAACGATGCGGGAGGTGATTCGATGTGCCCGTCAGCGGCTACTTCCATGTTGGGAATGGTCTCGTTGCCACTGACCAGCCAATTGAGCAATCTCGCTTGGGAGCCTCGAGAATTCGAATGGGTTGTGATCGTCTGAGCCAGGGAGCTGGGAGGCGCAGTGTAGTCTGCGGATGCGGCGTTTCCGTAAACACCGATCCAGTTTCCGTTTGCCGTGGTACTTCCCGTCCAATTTTCATTGAGGTTGGCGGTCGCGGTCGTGCGCTGGTCGGGGCCAGCATATTTTTGCAGTTCGCCGACGGCAACATTGAGGGCCAAAAGCGCATTTTGCCGGGCGATCTTTACTTGAGCGGTCTGGATCGATTGTTGGGCTTCGATTTGCGTGACCGAAATCAGCGTAACGAGAATCAAGAGGATGAATCCCATCAGCATCAGCGCAGTGATCAGCGCAAAACCGTCCGTCCGTGGTGATCCAGTGTCTTTGTCGGGTGTGGTTTTAAAGTGAGGTAGTTGCATGGGATGGAGTCCTGGTGGTCGTGGGGAACAGGCATTTTACTCGTTTTTCGTGTGTTTGAGAATGAAGTTGTGGTAGATCTTGCGCAGGTCGGAAGAGGGAACGGACAGGCCATGATGGGTGCCGTCGGGGACACTGATGATTTCTTTCGGAGCCTTGATCTGGTTGTAGACGGCGAAGACTGACGGGGCCGGGCAGGTCGTATCCGAGAGGCCGACGGTGATCAGGGTGTCGCCTTGGATGCGGCTCGCGAAGTTTACGGTATCGAAATAGCTCATGGTCTTCTCAACGACATCTCCTTCGGGGGTACCGGTCTTGGCCTTATTGAGTCCGGGCCAGCCGGGGATCTCGCCGGCAATGTTGCTCAAGGCCGGGACGATGGCGATCGTGGCCGATACGCGTGAATCCAGACCGGCGGCAGCCAGGGCTTGGCCTCCTCCTTGGCTGACCCCGTAAGTGATGAGGTTTTTGCCGTCCCATTCCGGGCGAGAGCAGAGAAAATCGATGCCCCGGAGCAAGCGGAGATTCATGCCGAGGAAGTAGTTGTTGTCGCGATCGTCGTTGCCTTGGTAGCGATAGTTCTTCAGCTCCCCATCCTCCAGCTCGTCGTAGTAGGACTGTGGTTGGCCGTTGAGCATGCCGTGGGCATTGATGTCGAGGACCAGGGCCTTGTATTTCTCTGCCATGGCGAGCGTGTTGACCAGGCTGGAGCGGCACCAGCCGCCTTTGACTCCAGCGGCGTGGAAGACGAGGATTGCCGGATTTTCCCCGGCTGAAGAATCGCTGGGCATGGCAAAGTATCCCCGCATGGGTTCTGTCCCGGGGGTGGGAATCTCGACGTTGAAATAAGAGTAGCCCATCGCTTCCAGACGCTGAACTTTGGCAAGATGGTCGGGGTTTTGGGTTTCAATCGCAAACTGCTCGCTCGTGACCGGAGAAACGATCGCTTCTGCGGGGGAGGCTGCGAGCCGGGCTTTTTGTTGGTTCCAGAACTTGTCGAAATCGGCCGGTGTTTCCCGGGTGGGCTCGAAGGAATCCGCGCCGAATACGATCCCCGACATCGCTGCGGGACGACGTTCGCCGGGAAGCAGCACGGAGCAGCGAAACCAACCGCTTTCACGCGATGTATAGGTGACCTCTTGATTGGCGGCCGCAGTGTCGAGTGACACCGTATCGAGCGTTTTCCAAAGGTTCTTCGTCAGACGATATTCCGCGGTTTTCGAGGAATCCGGATTCTTGTTTTCGATCGCAAAGGTCGCGGTTTCTCCCATGTCATAGAGCCCGTCGGAGTGATCGACGGAAATCGAATAATCGGACTTGGCCGCTTGAGCACTTGCGAAAGGGATCGCGAGTGCGGCTCCGAGGAAGAGGTATGGTTTTAGATTCATAAGCGATTCGAGTATTTGGAAAGGATTACGCGATGAATGCGGTCGATGAGACCGGCGAGAGCCAGTAGGGTTCACCTTCCTCCAGGAAGGCTAAGGCGTCGAGGAAGACACCTGCAGTCCAGCCCATCATGGCCGGAGGTTCCGAGGGAATGCCCGTGTCGGCGGTGTTGTTGGCGAGGGTATCGGGATTGATGAGATAGCCGGCTTCTTCGGTGGCATGATGGCTCCCATCCAGAACGTTGTATTTCTCCCAGAGATCACCGGTCTTCTCGAAAGTTTGGGTCACGCATTCAACGTATTTTTCAGCAATTCGTCGGGCTGCATCGTGGTACCCGTAGCGTTCGAGGCCCCGGTAGGTGATGTGCTGGAGGCAGGCCCAGGCGTTTGGGTGATCCCATTGGAAACGGCCGGAAAACTCGCTCGGTGCGGTCGGGGAGATCCCGTAGGCATGTTCCAGTCGAGGAAGGAGGTTGCGAACGACGCTGGAGGCCTGATCGCGGGAGGCCAAGCCCGCCCAGAGAGGTTGGAAGGATGCGGCGGATTCAACCGTACTCAATGCTTGGTTGCGAAGATCGTAGTCGACAAAGATTCCGAGTTCCGGGCTCCAGCAGTAGTCTTTGATCAGGTTTTGCCGAAGTTCCGCTCTCAGTTGCCACTTGGCCCAGTCGGATTCGGTCGGGGCCCACTGGGATAGGAGGATTTCATAGAGCCAGAGATTTGTATTGAGATCGATGGAGCAGAATTCGGCACAGCGGTGGTCGAAGCGGGAGTTGAAGTCCCATCCGGACTCGCATTCGGCCATTGCCTGATAGGCGGTGGACACCTGATCTTCGGCTCGTTCATCCGCCCGTCCGAGCCGATGTTTGACCGTCTGGAAGAATTCTTGCAGCTCGTTCGAGGTGGCGTGATTTCCGTAGTGGGCCAATCCGACGGTCGAACTTCTGCGTGTCGTCCAAAATTCGTACTCCTGCTCAAGAAGCGGATAGGCGGCGCTCCGTAGTTCATGGTCGCCGCGATGATGATCCACGAGTCCCACCATGGCGGCGAGGTAGGGAGGCTGGGACCGGTTCAGGTAGTAGCTTCGGTTCCCGTTGGGGACGTAGCCGTAGCGTTGGACCTGCGCGAGAAGGTTGCGCGCATTATTCTCGGCGAGCTCGATGCGGTCGGAATGAATCAGCCCGAGAGTCGAAAAGTAGGTATCCCAATAGTAGAATTCCTGAAAGGCTCCTTTGCGCGACGGAATCGTGTAGGGGTGGGGGAGGCCAATGAGAGTGCCGTCGTCTTCCGTGCAGGAGCGGATGGTCTCGTCCCATTGGGAGAGAATGAAAGCTTTGACTTCGGATGTGCGGGTGGAAGACATGACGGAGTTTCGTGTCGGTTGGGGGGATTGAGAGTATTAGAGTTTCTGGAGAAGCCGAGGCCAAGATCTGCGCTATTCACACTGTTGAGCGGTTGGTTGCGGACTTTCCCGGGCGATGGATCGGGCTGGGTCGGACGCGGAGAATGTCTATCGCGTCGACGGGATCTGTGATTGTCTCAGGGTTGTTCCGTCCGGCGGACGGAGACATCATTGACGTAGAGATGCCATTTTGCGGGAGTTTCGCTCGATCCGAAAAGGATGCGATCGACAAAGTTCACGGGATGGGTCGTGGAAACGTCGGAAAGAGCGGGGGTTCCGTCGAGGAAGATATCCGCGGTCTGGGCTTCCGGACGAAGGTCGACTCTGACCTCGTGCCAAGTGTTCTTCTGGATCGGGC
Coding sequences within:
- a CDS encoding acetylxylan esterase; protein product: MNLKPYLFLGAALAIPFASAQAAKSDYSISVDHSDGLYDMGETATFAIENKNPDSSKTAEYRLTKNLWKTLDTVSLDTAAANQEVTYTSRESGWFRCSVLLPGERRPAAMSGIVFGADSFEPTRETPADFDKFWNQQKARLAASPAEAIVSPVTSEQFAIETQNPDHLAKVQRLEAMGYSYFNVEIPTPGTEPMRGYFAMPSDSSAGENPAILVFHAAGVKGGWCRSSLVNTLAMAEKYKALVLDINAHGMLNGQPQSYYDELEDGELKNYRYQGNDDRDNNYFLGMNLRLLRGIDFLCSRPEWDGKNLITYGVSQGGGQALAAAGLDSRVSATIAIVPALSNIAGEIPGWPGLNKAKTGTPEGDVVEKTMSYFDTVNFASRIQGDTLITVGLSDTTCPAPSVFAVYNQIKAPKEIISVPDGTHHGLSVPSSDLRKIYHNFILKHTKNE
- a CDS encoding trehalase family glycosidase, with translation MSSTRTSEVKAFILSQWDETIRSCTEDDGTLIGLPHPYTIPSRKGAFQEFYYWDTYFSTLGLIHSDRIELAENNARNLLAQVQRYGYVPNGNRSYYLNRSQPPYLAAMVGLVDHHRGDHELRSAAYPLLEQEYEFWTTRRSSTVGLAHYGNHATSNELQEFFQTVKHRLGRADERAEDQVSTAYQAMAECESGWDFNSRFDHRCAEFCSIDLNTNLWLYEILLSQWAPTESDWAKWQLRAELRQNLIKDYCWSPELGIFVDYDLRNQALSTVESAASFQPLWAGLASRDQASSVVRNLLPRLEHAYGISPTAPSEFSGRFQWDHPNAWACLQHITYRGLERYGYHDAARRIAEKYVECVTQTFEKTGDLWEKYNVLDGSHHATEEAGYLINPDTLANNTADTGIPSEPPAMMGWTAGVFLDALAFLEEGEPYWLSPVSSTAFIA